Proteins found in one Chlamydia pneumoniae TW-183 genomic segment:
- a CDS encoding CT584/Cpn0803 family type III secretion system protein produces the protein MAAKTKTLELEDNVFLLLEGNLKRIFATPIGYTTFREFQNVVFNCANGQQEIANFFFEMLINGKLTQELAPQQKQAAHSLIAEFMMPIRVAKDIHERGEFINFITSDMLTQQERCIFLNRLARVDGQEFLLMTDVQNTCHLIRHLLARLLEAQKNPVGEKNLQEIQEEITSLKNHFDELTKALQ, from the coding sequence ATGGCAGCAAAGACAAAAACATTAGAGCTTGAAGACAACGTTTTTCTCCTTCTTGAAGGAAATTTAAAAAGAATTTTTGCTACTCCTATTGGTTACACAACCTTTCGAGAATTTCAAAATGTCGTTTTCAACTGTGCCAATGGTCAGCAAGAGATTGCAAATTTCTTTTTCGAGATGTTAATTAATGGCAAGTTAACACAAGAACTTGCTCCTCAGCAAAAGCAAGCTGCGCATAGTTTAATTGCCGAATTTATGATGCCTATTCGTGTCGCTAAAGACATCCATGAACGCGGGGAATTTATTAATTTCATCACTTCAGATATGCTTACCCAACAAGAGCGTTGTATTTTCTTAAATCGATTAGCTCGTGTCGATGGTCAAGAGTTCTTATTGATGACTGATGTGCAGAATACCTGCCACTTGATTCGTCATTTACTAGCAAGACTTTTAGAAGCACAAAAGAATCCTGTTGGAGAGAAAAATCTTCAGGAAATTCAAGAAGAAATTACATCATTAAAAAATCACTTTGATGAGCTAACTAAAGCACTTCAATAG
- the eno gene encoding phosphopyruvate hydratase yields the protein MFEAVIADIQAREILDSRGYPTLHVKVTTSTGSVGEARVPSGASTGKKEALEFRDTDSPRYQGKGVLQAVKNVKEILFPLVKGCSVYEQSLIDSLMMDSDGSPNKETLGANAILGVSLATAHAAAATLRRPLYRYLGGCFACSLPCPMMNLINGGMHADNGLEFQEFMIRPIGASSIKEAVNMGADVFHTLKKLLHERGLSTGVGDEGGFAPNLASNEEALELLLLAIEKAGFTPGKDISLALDCAASSFYNVKTGTYDGRHYEEQIAILSNLCDRYPIDSIEDGLAEEDYDGWALLTEVLGEKVQIVGDDLFVTNPELILEGISNGLANSVLIKPNQIGTLTETVYAIKLAQMAGYTTIISHRSGETTDTTIADLAVAFNAGQIKTGSLSRSERVAKYNRLMEIEEELGSEAIFTDSNVFAYEDSEE from the coding sequence ATGTTTGAAGCTGTCATTGCCGATATCCAGGCTAGGGAAATCTTGGATTCTCGCGGGTATCCCACTTTACATGTTAAAGTAACCACTAGCACAGGTTCTGTTGGAGAAGCTCGGGTTCCTTCAGGAGCATCCACAGGGAAAAAAGAAGCCTTAGAGTTTCGTGATACAGATTCTCCTCGTTATCAAGGCAAAGGGGTTTTGCAAGCTGTAAAAAACGTAAAAGAAATTCTTTTTCCCCTCGTCAAGGGATGTAGTGTTTATGAGCAATCCTTAATTGATTCTCTGATGATGGATTCTGACGGCTCTCCGAACAAAGAAACTCTAGGGGCCAATGCTATTTTAGGAGTCTCTCTAGCTACAGCACATGCAGCAGCAGCAACACTACGCAGACCTCTGTATCGTTATTTAGGAGGGTGTTTTGCCTGCAGTCTTCCCTGTCCTATGATGAATCTGATCAATGGAGGCATGCATGCCGATAACGGCTTGGAGTTCCAAGAATTTATGATCCGTCCTATTGGAGCCTCTTCCATCAAAGAAGCTGTCAACATGGGTGCTGACGTTTTTCATACTTTGAAAAAATTACTCCATGAAAGAGGCTTATCTACTGGAGTGGGTGACGAAGGAGGCTTCGCCCCGAATCTTGCTTCTAATGAAGAAGCTCTAGAGCTCCTATTGCTGGCTATTGAAAAAGCAGGCTTTACTCCAGGAAAAGATATATCGCTAGCCTTAGACTGCGCAGCATCCTCATTCTATAACGTAAAAACAGGCACGTATGATGGGAGGCACTATGAAGAGCAAATCGCAATCCTTTCTAATTTATGTGATCGCTATCCTATAGACTCCATAGAAGATGGTCTTGCTGAAGAAGACTATGACGGGTGGGCCTTGTTAACTGAAGTTCTTGGAGAAAAAGTACAGATTGTGGGTGATGACCTATTTGTTACAAATCCGGAATTAATATTAGAGGGTATTAGCAATGGATTAGCGAACTCTGTGTTGATTAAACCAAATCAGATAGGGACGCTTACTGAAACAGTGTATGCTATCAAGCTTGCGCAAATGGCTGGCTATACTACAATTATTTCTCATCGCTCAGGAGAAACTACGGACACTACGATTGCAGATCTTGCTGTTGCCTTCAACGCCGGTCAAATCAAAACAGGCTCTTTATCACGTTCTGAGCGTGTTGCAAAATACAATAGACTCATGGAAATTGAAGAAGAGCTTGGATCCGAAGCAATTTTCACAGATTCTAATGTATTTGCTTACGAGGATTCTGAGGAATAG
- the uvrB gene encoding excinuclease ABC subunit UvrB, which yields MTFQLHAPFAPCGDQPEAIARLSAGVRNQVKSQVLLGTTGSGKTFTIANVVANVNLPTLVLAHNKTLAAQLYQEFREFFPNNAVEYFISYYDYYQPEAYIARSDTYIEKSLLINDEIDKLRLSATRSILERRDTLIVSSVSCIYGIGSPENYTSMALVLEVGKEYPRNILTAQLVKMHYQASPIPQRSAFRERGSVIDIFPAYESELALRLEFLNDTLTSIEYSDPLTMIPKESVPSATLYPGSHYVIPEAIREQAIRTIQEELEERMAFFDDRPIEKDRIFHRTTHDIEMIKEIGFCKGIENYSRHFTGAPPGAPPTCLLDYFPEDFLLIIDESHQTLPQIRAMYRGDQSRKQSLVEYGFRLPSAFDNRPLTYEEAQKYFRKVIYVSATPGDTEVQESSGHIVQQIIRPTGIPDPMPEIRPATGQVDDLLEEIRLRLSQKHEKILVISITKKLAEDMAGFLSELEIPAAYLHSGIETAERTQILTDLRSGVIDVLIGVNLLREGLDLPEVSLVAILDADKEGFLRSTSSLIQFCGRAARNINGKVIFYADQKTRSIEETLRETERRRQIQLDYNKEHNIVPKPIIKAIFANPILQTSKDSESPKESQRPLSKEDLEEQIKKYEALMQRAAKEFRFNEAAKYRDAMQACKEQLLYLF from the coding sequence ATGACATTCCAACTTCATGCTCCTTTTGCTCCTTGCGGCGACCAGCCAGAGGCGATTGCTCGGCTGTCTGCGGGTGTGCGTAATCAGGTAAAATCACAAGTACTTCTTGGAACTACAGGTTCTGGGAAGACATTCACTATTGCGAATGTTGTTGCCAACGTAAATCTCCCTACCCTGGTTTTAGCCCATAACAAAACGCTAGCTGCTCAGCTGTATCAAGAATTTCGTGAATTTTTCCCTAATAATGCCGTTGAGTATTTCATCTCTTACTACGATTACTATCAACCTGAGGCCTATATTGCCCGTAGTGATACCTATATAGAAAAAAGCCTCCTTATCAATGATGAAATCGATAAGTTACGTTTATCAGCAACACGGTCTATTTTAGAGCGCCGAGACACTTTAATCGTTTCCTCAGTATCTTGCATTTATGGTATTGGTTCTCCTGAAAACTATACATCCATGGCGTTAGTCTTAGAGGTAGGGAAAGAGTACCCTAGGAATATCCTGACAGCTCAGCTTGTTAAAATGCACTATCAAGCATCTCCCATCCCACAGAGAAGTGCATTTCGAGAGCGTGGGAGTGTAATCGATATTTTCCCTGCATACGAAAGTGAACTTGCCCTAAGATTAGAATTTCTAAATGACACCCTTACCTCCATAGAATACAGCGATCCCCTCACTATGATTCCCAAGGAAAGTGTCCCTTCGGCTACTTTATATCCTGGATCTCATTACGTCATTCCTGAGGCAATTCGCGAGCAAGCGATCCGAACCATTCAGGAAGAGTTAGAAGAGCGCATGGCCTTTTTTGACGACCGTCCTATAGAAAAGGACCGCATTTTCCATCGTACGACTCATGACATTGAGATGATCAAGGAAATCGGATTCTGCAAGGGCATAGAAAACTATTCACGGCATTTTACAGGGGCGCCCCCAGGAGCACCGCCTACGTGCCTCTTAGATTATTTTCCTGAGGACTTTCTCCTTATTATCGATGAGTCTCATCAAACACTACCTCAAATACGTGCTATGTATCGTGGAGACCAATCTCGGAAGCAATCTTTAGTAGAATATGGATTCCGTCTCCCCTCAGCCTTCGATAACCGCCCGCTAACCTATGAAGAAGCCCAGAAGTACTTTCGTAAAGTCATCTATGTCTCTGCAACACCAGGTGATACGGAAGTCCAAGAGAGCTCAGGTCATATTGTACAACAAATCATCCGCCCGACGGGGATCCCCGATCCTATGCCTGAAATCCGTCCTGCTACAGGACAAGTGGATGATCTTCTTGAAGAAATTCGTTTGCGGCTGTCTCAGAAACATGAAAAAATCCTAGTGATTTCTATAACAAAGAAACTTGCCGAAGATATGGCGGGTTTTCTTTCAGAATTAGAGATCCCTGCGGCATACTTGCATTCTGGAATAGAAACTGCAGAACGCACGCAAATCCTTACAGACCTACGCTCGGGCGTTATTGACGTATTGATTGGAGTCAATCTCCTACGTGAAGGACTCGATCTTCCCGAGGTCTCTTTAGTTGCGATCTTAGATGCTGACAAAGAGGGCTTTTTAAGAAGCACGTCATCTCTGATTCAGTTTTGTGGAAGAGCTGCTAGGAATATCAATGGTAAAGTCATTTTCTATGCTGATCAAAAAACCCGTTCTATAGAGGAGACTCTTCGAGAGACCGAACGCCGGCGTCAGATACAGTTAGATTACAATAAAGAGCACAATATTGTTCCTAAGCCCATTATAAAAGCTATTTTTGCCAATCCTATTCTACAAACCTCTAAAGACTCGGAGTCTCCCAAGGAATCTCAACGCCCCCTATCTAAAGAAGATCTTGAAGAGCAAATTAAGAAATACGAAGCTCTCATGCAACGTGCTGCTAAAGAATTTCGATTCAACGAAGCTGCGAAATACCGCGATGCAATGCAAGCTTGCAAAGAACAGCTTCTCTATTTGTTCTAA
- a CDS encoding ParA family protein produces the protein MKTIAVNSFKGGTAKTSTTLHLGAALAQYHQARVLLIDFDAQANLTSGLGLDPDCYDSLAVVLQGEKEIQEVIRPIQDTQLDLIPADTWLERIEVSGNLAADRYSHERLKYVLGSVQDKYDYVIIDTPPSLCWLTESALIAADYALICATPEFYSVKGLERLAGFIQGISARHPLTILGVALSFWNCRGKNNSAFAELIHKTFPGKLLNTKIRRDITVSEAAIHGKPVFATSPSARASEDYFNLTKELLILLRDI, from the coding sequence ATGAAGACCATCGCTGTAAACAGCTTTAAAGGTGGAACAGCAAAAACATCAACAACCCTTCATCTTGGTGCGGCTCTTGCCCAGTACCATCAAGCCAGGGTATTGCTTATTGATTTTGACGCTCAAGCAAATCTCACCTCTGGATTAGGCTTAGATCCTGATTGCTATGACAGCCTTGCTGTTGTGTTACAAGGCGAAAAAGAAATTCAAGAAGTCATCCGACCCATCCAAGACACTCAGCTGGATTTAATTCCTGCTGACACCTGGTTAGAGCGTATTGAAGTGTCAGGAAATCTTGCTGCGGATCGCTATTCTCATGAAAGACTGAAATATGTACTTGGTTCTGTCCAAGACAAGTACGACTATGTGATTATTGATACTCCTCCTTCACTTTGTTGGCTTACAGAATCTGCCCTAATTGCTGCTGATTATGCGCTTATTTGCGCTACCCCAGAATTTTATAGTGTCAAAGGTCTAGAACGTCTGGCTGGTTTCATCCAAGGAATTTCAGCACGACATCCCCTAACGATTTTAGGAGTTGCCTTATCCTTTTGGAATTGCAGAGGGAAAAACAATTCCGCATTTGCTGAGCTGATTCACAAAACTTTCCCCGGGAAGTTATTGAATACGAAAATACGTAGAGACATCACTGTTTCAGAAGCTGCGATTCATGGCAAACCTGTCTTTGCTACATCTCCCAGTGCACGTGCCTCTGAAGATTATTTCAACCTCACTAAAGAATTGCTAATTTTATTAAGAGATATTTAG
- the trpS gene encoding tryptophan--tRNA ligase, producing MNKKKRVLTGDRPTGKLHLGHWVGSIKNRLELQNSPEYDCFFIIADLHTLTTKIRKEEVLDVDNHIYEVLADWLSVGIDPTKSIIYLQSAIPEIYELHLLFSMLISINRVMGIPSLKDMARNASIEEGSLSYGLIGYPILQSADILLAKAQFVPVGKDNEAHVELTRDIARNFNRLYGQVFPEPEVLQGELTSLVGIDGQGKMSKSANNAIYLSDSDATITEKVRKMYTDPNRIRATTPGRVEGNPLFIYHDIFNPHKDEVEEFKARYRQGCIKDIEVKARLAEELIHFLKPIKERRSEFLSKPLALQNVLEDGTHKMREVAKVTMEEVHDKFGFSHKWRSLLK from the coding sequence ATGAATAAAAAAAAGCGCGTACTTACCGGGGATCGTCCCACAGGGAAACTCCATTTAGGGCATTGGGTTGGTTCTATAAAAAACCGATTAGAACTTCAAAATAGCCCTGAGTACGATTGCTTTTTTATTATTGCCGATCTCCACACCCTAACTACAAAAATCCGCAAGGAAGAGGTTTTAGATGTAGATAACCACATCTATGAAGTTCTTGCTGATTGGCTAAGTGTAGGGATTGATCCAACGAAATCTATAATTTACCTACAATCTGCGATCCCTGAGATCTACGAGTTACATCTCCTATTTTCGATGCTCATCTCAATCAATAGAGTGATGGGCATTCCCAGCCTCAAAGATATGGCCCGAAATGCCTCAATCGAGGAGGGAAGTCTTTCTTATGGTCTTATTGGGTACCCTATTTTACAAAGTGCGGATATTCTTCTAGCGAAAGCACAGTTTGTCCCTGTAGGGAAAGACAATGAAGCGCATGTGGAGCTCACCCGGGATATCGCTAGAAATTTCAACCGTCTGTATGGGCAGGTATTTCCAGAGCCCGAGGTACTACAAGGCGAGCTTACCTCTCTTGTAGGAATTGACGGGCAAGGGAAAATGAGTAAGTCCGCGAACAACGCGATCTATCTTTCCGATAGCGACGCTACAATTACTGAGAAAGTCCGTAAGATGTACACGGATCCCAACCGGATTCGAGCAACCACACCAGGTCGAGTTGAAGGAAATCCCCTCTTTATTTATCATGACATCTTCAATCCCCATAAAGATGAGGTTGAAGAGTTTAAAGCACGCTATCGTCAAGGTTGCATTAAAGACATCGAAGTAAAAGCACGCCTTGCTGAAGAGCTGATTCACTTTTTAAAACCCATAAAAGAAAGACGCTCAGAATTTCTATCCAAGCCTCTGGCATTACAAAACGTCTTAGAGGATGGCACGCATAAAATGCGTGAAGTAGCCAAAGTCACTATGGAAGAAGTTCATGACAAATTTGGGTTTAGCCATAAATGGCGCTCATTGCTTAAATAA
- a CDS encoding pGP6-D family virulence protein has protein sequence MGNLKTLLESRFKKNTPTKMEALARKRMEGDPSPLAVRLSNPTLSSKEKEQLRHLLQHYNFREQIEEPDLTQLCTLSAEVKQIHHQSVLLHGERITKVRDLLKSYREGAFSSWLLLTYGNRQTPYNFLVYYELFTLLPEPLKIEMEKMPRQAVYTLASRQGPQEKKEEIIRNYRGERKSELLDRIRKEFPLVETDCRKTSPVKQALAMLTKGSQILTKCTSLSSDEQIILEKLIKKLEKVKSNLFPDTKV, from the coding sequence ATGGGGAATCTAAAAACGCTCTTAGAAAGTCGCTTCAAAAAGAATACTCCCACTAAAATGGAAGCGCTTGCCCGTAAACGCATGGAAGGAGATCCCTCTCCTCTTGCCGTTCGCCTTTCCAATCCTACGCTTTCCTCTAAAGAAAAAGAGCAACTCCGTCATCTGCTTCAGCACTACAACTTTCGAGAACAGATTGAAGAACCTGATCTTACCCAGCTCTGTACTCTTTCTGCTGAAGTGAAGCAAATCCATCATCAATCTGTCCTTTTACATGGGGAGCGCATCACAAAAGTCCGTGATTTACTGAAAAGCTATCGTGAAGGTGCTTTTTCTTCTTGGCTTCTCTTAACCTATGGGAATAGACAAACCCCCTATAATTTTTTAGTTTACTACGAACTCTTTACCCTTCTTCCTGAACCTTTAAAAATAGAGATGGAAAAGATGCCTAGACAAGCTGTCTATACTTTAGCATCTCGTCAAGGGCCCCAAGAAAAAAAAGAAGAGATTATCCGAAACTACCGAGGGGAAAGAAAAAGCGAGCTTTTAGATCGCATTCGCAAAGAGTTCCCCTTAGTTGAGACAGATTGTAGAAAAACATCACCAGTAAAGCAGGCTCTTGCTATGCTTACCAAAGGCTCTCAAATACTAACTAAGTGTACGAGTCTCTCTTCTGATGAGCAGATCATTTTGGAAAAATTGATAAAAAAACTAGAAAAAGTTAAAAGTAACCTCTTTCCCGATACAAAGGTATGA